A DNA window from Fragaria vesca subsp. vesca linkage group LG3, FraVesHawaii_1.0, whole genome shotgun sequence contains the following coding sequences:
- the LOC101303024 gene encoding pentatricopeptide repeat-containing protein At1g07740, mitochondrial-like yields the protein MFHSRVKALHQAQSNPLLHWTNLTNLQTYHTLRRPNKPNTKPRRERPHRAAAKLLRKPIPFVSDVKQTHGPEDALSLFREYHEMGFKHDYPSYSALIYKLARNRNFEAIETILGHVRDRNIHCKDTLFIALFQHYAKANLINKAIQLFHEMNTYNCVRTLQSFNSLLNVLVDTDRFSDANEIFGRCSQMGFRPNSISYNIMIKGWLKKGEVEEARKVFDEMLERKVQPSVVTYNSLIGFFSRKGELEEATYLLEDMRQKGKYPNAVTYALLMEGLCMVGKYEEAKKMMFDMAYRGCKPRLVNYGVLVSDLGRRGKIEEAKALLQEMKKKRFRPDVVIYNILINFLCKEGRATEAYKVLIEMQVGGFEPNAATYRMMVDGFCQTEDFEGGLKVLIAMLTSKHCPRLETFERLVTGLLKCGNVDGACFVLEEMENRNLELCCDVWEAPVVAACGEDSIAGDTMTEVISAH from the coding sequence ATGTTCCACTCAAGAGTCAAAGCTTTGCATCAAGCACAATCAAACCCTCTCCTCCACTGGACCAATCTCACAAATCTCCAAACCTACCACACCCTCCGTCGTCCCAACAAACCCAACACCAAGCCTCGCCGCGAACGCCCTCACAGAGCCGCCGCAAAGCTTCTTCGCAAGCCCATACCCTTCGTCTCCGATGTCAAACAAACTCACGGCCCAGAAGACGCCTTGTCTCTCTTCCGAGAGTACCACGAAATGGGATTCAAACACGACTACCCCTCCTACTCTGCTCTCATCTATAAGCTGGCTCGTAATCGCAACTTCGAAGCTATTGAGACCATTCTTGGCCATGTACGAGATAGAAACATTCACTGCAAAGACACCCTTTTCATTGCTCTGTTTCAACATTATGCGAAAGCCAATTTGATTAACAAAGCCATTCAGCTTTTCCATGAAATGAATACTTATAATTGCGTCCGTACATTGCAATCTTTCAATTCTCTGCTCAATGTGCTTGTTGACACTGATCGGTTTTCCGATGCCAATGAGATTTTCGGTCGGTGTAGTCAAATGGGTTTTCGGCCCAATTCGATTTCGTATAACATAATGATCAAGGGGTGGCTTAAGAAAGGTGAAGTGGAAGAAGCACGGAAGGTATTCGATGAAATGCTTGAGAGAAAAGTGCAGCCTAGTGTTGTGACATATAATAGTCTGATAGGGTTTTTTAGTCGAAAGGGAGAGTTGGAGGAAGCTACTTATTTGCTTGAGGATATGAGACAGAAGGGGAAGTACCCGAATGCTGTAACGTATGCATTATTGATGGAAGGTTTGTGCATGGTGGGGAAGTATGAGGAAGCAAAGAAGATGATGTTTGATATGGCTTATCGGGGTTGTAAACCACGGCTTGTGAATTATGGTGTTTTGGTGAGTGATCTGGGAAGGAGAGGGAAGATTGAGGAGGCGAAAGCTTTACTGCAGGAAATGAAGAAAAAAAGGTTTAGGCCAGATGTTGTGATTTATAACATCTTGATCAACTTTCTGTGCAAGGAAGGTAGGGCTACAGAGGCTTATAAAGTCTTGATTGAAATGCAAGTTGGAGGTTTTGAGCCTAATGCAGCTACATATAGGATGATGGTTGACGGGTTTTGTCAGACTGAAGATTTTGAGGGAGGGCTGAAGGTTTTGATTGCAATGTTGACAAGTAAACACTGTCCTCGGTTGGAAACATTTGAGCGCTTGGTTACGGGACTATTGAAGTGCGGGAATGTTGATGGTGCTTGTTTTGTCTTGGAGGAGATGGAGAACAGAAATCTGGAATTATGCTGCGATGTTTGGGAAGCACCAGTTGTTGCTGCTTGTGGTGAGGACAGTATTGCAGGTGACACAATGACTGAAGTCATTTCTGCCCACTAA
- the LOC101303315 gene encoding B3 domain-containing protein REM5-like, with protein MASSKRRKGNSLAIQEKTPGFFKVVLNKALQDGKLEIKGFVASKYRDFLANSVILKDPNGAKWPVKLTRSDGSTWLEKGWLKFAHFYSLEEGYFLFFSYECVDSCFHVRIFSKNYIEINYPFKSSQHEEPNLGGGDGVKFSSADSFKSTFPFCVIKVQPTYVKYYHLQIPISYAKNFICRGQTRNVDLRIPKGKTWSAKSSVTKQAGRSEIARIHGGWSKFAKDNQLRVGDDIVLEMIKQQPKTTFEVHIFRA; from the exons ATGGCTTCTTCAAAAAGGAGAAAGGGTAATAGTCTTGCCATTCAGGAGAAAACTCCAGGCTTCTTCAAGGTTGTTCTCAATAAGGCTCTTCAAGATGGGAAGCTT GAAATCAAAGGTTTCGTTGCGAGCAAGTATAGAGATTTCCTGGCAAACTCAGTAATCCTCAAGGATCCAAATGGAGCAAAGTGGCCAGTAAAATTGACAAGGTCTGATGGCAGCACTTGGTTGGAAAAGGGATGGCTTAAATTTGCACACTTTTACTCCCTTGAGGAAGGATACTTCTTGTTCTTCAGCTATGAATGTGTTGATTCGTGTTTTCATGTACGCATTTTTAGTAAGAATTATATAGAAATCAACTATCCATTTAAATCAAGTCAGCATGAAGAACCCAATTTAGGTGGAG GAGATGGTGTTAAATTTTCAAGCGCTGATAGTTTCAAATCTACCTTTCCATTTTGTGTCATCAAGGTCCAGCCTACATACGTGAAATACTACCACTTG CAAATACCAATATCCTATGCCAAAAATTTTATCTGCAGAGGTCAGACGCGGAATGTGGACCTCCGAATCCCAAAAGGAAAAACTTGGTCTGCTAAGAGCAGTGTCACTAAGCAAGCAGGACGCAGCGAGATTGCAAGAATCCATGGCGGTTGGAGCAAATTTGCGAAGGACAATCAACTGCGTGTCGGGGATGATATTGTTCTTGAGATGATAAAGCAGCAACCTAAGACTACATTTGAAGTTCATATCTTCCGAGCTTAA
- the LOC101303601 gene encoding uncharacterized protein LOC101303601 — protein MAIQNSIPLPLKAITCLFLLALTITHTTSARVLDEETDTTQTQIPVSTVPPPVVGATTAGPTATVANGESYHPLTFFLHDIIGGTNPSARAVTGIVTNPAVNGQVPFAKPNGAVIGGNNGIPQNNNNNGIINNNNVPFFTGLGGNINNNLRQRNNNNNFIGGNNGFPVVNGAQLPPGQSLQKLMFGTLTVFDDELTEGHELGSGLLGKAQGFYVASSEDGSSQTIAFTAMFESGGYADSLTFFGVHTMASSESHLAVMGGTGKYLNAKGYALVKTINGVNEQNTDGVDTVLEFTVYLSY, from the coding sequence ATGGCAATCCAAAACTCAATTCCTCTTCCCCTCAAGGCCATAACATGCCTCTTCCTTCTAGCTCTTACAATAACACACACCACCTCAGCCAGAGTCCTTGATGAAGAAACCGACACAACTCAAACCCAAATACCTGTTTCCACCGTACCTCCTCCTGTCGTCGGTGCCACAACAGCCGGCCCGACCGCTACGGTGGCCAACGGGGAGTCCTACCATCCGCTTACATTCTTTCTGCATGATATAATCGGTGGGACTAACCCTTCAGCCAGAGCCGTGACTGGCATTGTGACCAACCCTGCTGTCAATGGCCAAGTCCCCTTTGCTAAACCTAATGGAGCAGTCATCGGCGGGAACAATGGCATTCCCCAAAACAACAACAACAATGGAATCATCAACAATAACAACGTCCCCTTCTTCACCGGCCTCGGAGGAAACATCAACAACAACCTCAGACAAAGAAACAACAACAACAACTTCATCGGCGGGAACAATGGGTTCCCCGTCGTGAACGGCGCCCAACTCCCACCAGGACAGTCCCTTCAGAAGCTCATGTTCGGCACACTCACGGTCTTTGACGATGAGCTCACTGAAGGCCACGAGCTTGGCTCTGGCTTGTTGGGCAAGGCACAAGGATTTTACGTCGCTAGTTCTGAAGATGGGAGCAGCCAGACCATTGCTTTCACTGCAATGTTTGAGAGTGGTGGGTATGCTGATAGCCTCACATTCTTTGGGGTTCACACAATGGCTTCGTCTGAGTCTCATCTTGCAGTTATGGGAGGGACCGGAAAGTACTTGAACGCAAAAGGGTATGCTTTGGTTAAGACCATCAATGGAGTGAATGAGCAAAATACTGATGGAGTTGACACCGTTCTTGAATTTACTGTGTATCTTAGTTACTAG
- the LOC101307676 gene encoding uncharacterized protein LOC101307676: protein MKGMDRFHCSSSASTAIMDQRAIVRRAHRVPISDHVHVYDRRRNQSHLPLIPCSFDQLPIDPKPLYEKCRRSFSSAQCSDRDQLRRRSYAEFHEQRRKSTSSSSSRYRTSDDSTVPFIDWLSETDATLVPSDHHVAAAASNPRMRLIMRSNDEHRRPSPAPLRSSSTRSRNQVVVLRVSVHCKGCEEKLRKHLSKMEGVTSFSIDLPTKKVTVMGDVTPLGVLASVSKVKKAQLWSSPTSSSPYSPSSRWSA, encoded by the exons ATGAAAGGAATGGATCGCTTCCACTGTTCATCTTCTGCTTCCACGGCCATCATGGATCAAAGAGCCATAGTCCGCAGAGCCCACAGAGTCCCCATCAGCGACCATGTTCATGTTTATGATCGAAGAAGAAACCAATCCCATCTTCCTTTGATCCCTTGTTCATTTGATCAGTTACCAATTGATCCGAAGCCACTGTACGAAAAATGCAGAAGGAGTTTCTCTTCTGCGCAGTGTAGCGATAGAGATCAGCTACGTCGGAGAAGCTATGCTGAGTTCCATGAGCAAAGGAGGAAGAGTACTTCGTCCAGTTCTTCTCGGTATCGGACTAGTGACGATTCCACGGTGCCCTTCATCGACTGGTTATCGGAAACTGATGCAACGTTGGTTCCTTCTGATCACCATGTAGCTGCAGCAGCATCTAACCCTAGAATGCGCCTGATCATGAGATCGAATGATGAACATCGTCGTCCATCCCCAGCTCCATTAAGGTCTTCTTCCACTCGCTCTCGTAACCAG GTTGTGGTTCTGAGGGTGTCAGTGCATTGCAAAGGATGTGAAGAGAAACTGAGGAAGCATCTCTCTAAAATGGAAG GAGTTACATCGTTTAGTATAGATTTACCAACAAAGAAAGTCACGGTAATGGGAGACGTGACACCATTGGGTGTGCTCGCGAGTGTATCCAAGGTGAAGAAAGCCCAGCTTTGGTCTTCTCCAACATCTTCATCACCTTATTCACCATCTTCTCGATGGTCTGCATGA
- the LOC101307971 gene encoding tetratricopeptide repeat protein 1-like → MLIEEVKEATATEEEHNVKSQKPSPSSSAHKDSSDGFETASDGELGPTDSDDESQHHLHLQEEPQNLSAADQQKSLEQANEVKLQGNGLFGNGQYEEALSQYELALQLAPDMPSSVELRSICHSNRAICFSKLGKYEDAVKECTKAVELNPSYLKALIRRAEAHEKLEHFEEAITDMKKILELDPSNDQARKAIRRLEPLAEAKREKMKEEMIGKLKDMGNSLLGRFGMSVDNFKAVKDPNTGSYSISFQR, encoded by the exons ATGCTTATAGAAGAAGTAAAAGAAGCAACAGCCACGGAAGAAGAGCACAATGTGAAGTCCCAAAAACCCTCGCCGTCGTCGTCCGCCCACAAAGATTCGTCCGATGGCTTCGAAACTGCCAGCGACGGCGAGTTGGGACCCACCGACAGCGACGATGAATCCCAACACCACCTCCATCTCCAAGAGGAGCCGCAAAATCTCTCTGCGGCCGATCAACAG AAATCACTCGAGCAAGCAAATGAGGTTAAATTGCAAGGCAATGGACTGTTTGGGAATGGGCAATATGAAGAGGCATTGTCGCAGTATGAACTTGCTTTACAACTTGCGCCTGACATGCCTTCATCTGTGGAATTACGTTCCATATGTCATTCAAACCGTGCCATATGCTTCTCGAAACTG GGAAAGTACGAAGATGCAGTTAAGGAATGCACAAAAGCAGTGGAACTAAATCCTTCATATTTGAAAGCACTGATTAGAAGAGCTGAAGCTCACGAAAAGCTAGAACACTTCGAAGAGGCTATTACTG ATATGAAAAAGATATTAGAACTTGATCCTTCAAATGACCAAGCCAGGAAGGCCATTCGACGCTTGGAGCCACTTGCTGAAGCAAAGAGAGAAAAGATGAAAGAGGAGATGATTG GGAAGTTGAAAGATATGGGCAACTCTTTGTTGGGCCGATTTGGAATGAGTGTGGACAACTTCAAAGCCGTTAAAGATCCTAACACCGGATCATATTCTATTTCATTCCAACGTTAA
- the LOC101308267 gene encoding 60S ribosomal protein L35-2-like, which produces MARIKVHELRNKSKADLLGQLKDLKAELALLRVAKVTGGAPNKLSKIKVVRLSIAQVLTVISQKQKAALREVYKNKKLLPLDLRPKKTRAIRRRLTKHQASLKTEREKKREMYFPLRKYAIKA; this is translated from the exons ATGG CGAGGATCAAGGTGCACGAGCTGAGGAACAAGTCCAAGGCAGATCTTTTGGGCCAGCTCAAGGATCTCAAGGCGGAGCTCGCTCTTCTCCGAGTCGCCAAGGTCACTGGTGGAGCCCCCAACAAGCTCTCCAAAATCAAGGTTGTGAGGCTTTCAATTGCTCAGGTGTTGACAGTGATTTCCCAGAAGCAGAAGGCGGCTCTTAGGGAAGTTTACAAGAACAAGAAGCTTCTTCCTCTTGATTTGCGTCCGAAGAAGACCAGGGCCATCAGGAGGCGTCTGACTAAGCACCAG GCATCTTTAAAGACCGAGAGGGAGAAGAAAAGAGAGATGTACTTCCCACTAAGGAAGTACGCAATCAAGGCATGA
- the LOC101308554 gene encoding uncharacterized protein LOC101308554: MRNLFFRSASPSPSNSPSRSTIPPSSPRRSFSDSLMEENIEVAQTLITKWDSSDDSSYTKLISLFRDDRREAKLYLKCVKDLQSAMHHFVDSQETSAEKLITAQTLMQAAMKRLEKEFYQILSDNRENLEAETVSSSRSSESRASTPRTSTRSSVSDLESESEDESSILEGEHVSHIPMDDLKSIADCMISAGYGKECVKIYKIIRKSNMDEALYHLGVEKMTLSQVQKMDWNVLETKIKNWLNAVKVAVKTLFYGERLLCDHVFSASDSIRESCFTEISKEAATTLFSFPELVAKCKKSPEKMFRTLDLYQAISDLWPEIESIFSFESTSAVRSSGVNSLIKLGEAVRTMLEDFEAAIQKDHSKTAVPAGGVHPLTRYVMNYITFLTDYTEILADIFADYPLTLQTPLPEAYFGCYDVDESPISVRIAWLVLVLLCKLDGKAELYKDVALSYLFLANNLQYVVAKIRNSTNLKYLLGDYWVRKHESKVKQYAGNYERMGWSKVYASLPENPTADISSDQAKKYFKQFNAAFEEVYKKQSTWVVTDSKLRDELKVTVAKKLVPVYREFYEMHRVGLRKECGVDSLVRYAPENLDNYLSDLLYGDSGAGSVSSSFSTSSSSSRGRC, translated from the coding sequence ATGAGGAACTTGTTCTTTCGATCTGCATCTCCATCACCTTCAAACTCTCCGTCCAGAAGCACTATACCACCTTCCTCCCCACGCCGCAGCTTCTCCGACTCGTTGATGGAGGAGAACATCGAAGTCGCGCAGACTCTCATCACGAAATGGGACTCCTCCGACGACTCATCTTACACCAAGCTCATCTCTCTTTTCCGAGATGACCGCCGCGAGGCCAAGTTGTATCTCAAATGCGTTAAGGACTTACAGTCGGCCATGCATCATTTCGTTGATTCTCAGGAGACCAGCGCCGAGAAGCTTATTACTGCCCAGACTTTAATGCAGGCGGCCATGAAGAGACTCGAGAAGGAATTCTACCAGATTTTATCGGATAACAGAGAGAACCTGGAAGCGGAGACGGTCTCGTCTAGCCGCTCTTCTGAATCAAGAGCCTCCACACCACGAACCTCGACTCGTTCCAGCGTTTCGGATTTGGAATCCGAATCGGAGGACGAGTCGAGTATTCTAGAAGGGGAGCATGTTTCCCATATTCCTATGGACGATTTGAAATCCATCGCCGACTGCATGATCTCCGCTGGGTATGGAAAAGAGTGTGTCAAGATCTACAAAATTATCAGAAAATCAAATATGGACGAAGCACTGTACCATCTCGGAGTCGAGAAGATGACCCTCTCTCAGGTCCAGAAGATGGACTGGAATGTTCTCGAGACGAAGATCAAGAACTGGCTTAACGCCGTCAAAGTCGCCGTGAAAACCCTCTTCTACGGCGAGAGGCTGCTCTGCGACCACGTCTTCTCCGCCTCCGACTCCATAAGGGAGTCTTGCTTCACCGAGATTTCCAAAGAAGCCGCCACAACGCTTTTCAGCTTCCCGGAATTGGTGGCGAAATGCAAGAAATCTCCGGAGAAAATGTTCCGGACTCTCGATCTGTACCAGGCCATATCCGATCTATGGCCGGAAATCGAGTCCATATTCTCGTTCGAATCAACCTCGGCCGTCCGATCTTCGGGCGTCAACTCTCTCATCAAGCTCGGCGAGGCCGTCCGGACGATGCTCGAGGATTTCGAAGCTGCCATCCAGAAGGACCACTCCAAAACCGCCGTCCCGGCCGGTGGGGTCCACCCTCTCACGCGTTATGTCATGAATTACATCACCTTCCTAACCGACTACACAGAAATACTCGCGGATATCTTCGCTGACTACCCGTTGACGCTTCAGACACCGTTGCCGGAAGCCTACTTCGGATGCTACGACGTCGACGAGTCGCCGATTTCAGTACGGATCGCATGGCTGGTTCTTGTGCTACTCTGCAAACTCGACGGCAAGGCCGAGCTCTACAAGGACGTGGCGCTTTCGTATTTGTTCTTAGCTAATAACTTGCAGTATGTTGTGGCTAAGATTCGTAACTCAACCAATCTCAAGTACTTACTCGGAGACTATTGGGTCAGGAAGCACGAGTCCAAGGTTAAACAATACGCCGGAAACTACGAGCGCATGGGATGGAGCAAGGTTTACGCTTCATTGCCGGAAAATCCAACGGCTGATATTTCTTCCGACCAGGCAAAGAAATACTTCAAGCAATTCAACGCTGCGTTTGAGGAAGTGTACAAGAAGCAATCTACATGGGTCGTGACCGACTCGAAACTCCGGGACGAGCTGAAAGTTACGGTGGCGAAGAAGCTGGTGCCGGTTTACCGGGAGTTTTACGAGATGCATAGAGTCGGGTTGAGGAAGGAGTGCGGAGTGGACTCGTTGGTCAGATATGCCCCTGAGAATTTGGATAACTACTTGTCGGATTTGTTGTATGGGGACTCAGGTGCGGGGAGTGTTTCGTCATCTTTCTCGACGTCGTCTTCGAGTTCGCGTGGTCGTTGTTGA